From Echinicola jeungdonensis, the proteins below share one genomic window:
- a CDS encoding AMP-binding protein: MDNFELSIIRLTENSKFKNGEFSNPNIKIDPEQLAYIIYTSGSTGTPKGVMISHASLTNFFVR, encoded by the coding sequence TTGGATAATTTTGAGTTATCAATAATCCGCTTAACAGAAAATTCAAAGTTTAAAAATGGGGAGTTTTCAAACCCCAACATTAAAATTGACCCAGAGCAACTTGCTTATATTATCTATACCTCCGGATCAACAGGTACTCCAAAAGGGGTAATGATTAGTCATGCTTCTTTGACAAATTTCTTTGTTCGATGA
- a CDS encoding AMP-binding protein — translation MLERGVGAGSRVGVWMKRSIEMLVALLAVSKTGAAYVPVHASIPIRRVEFILKDAQVGVLLTNIETKFG, via the coding sequence ATGCTTGAAAGGGGAGTTGGTGCAGGTTCAAGGGTAGGCGTTTGGATGAAAAGGTCAATAGAAATGCTGGTAGCTCTTTTGGCAGTTAGTAAGACTGGTGCAGCATATGTTCCTGTACATGCCTCCATCCCAATACGCCGGGTTGAGTTTATTCTAAAGGACGCACAGGTAGGTGTTTTGTTGACGAATATTGAGACCAAATTTGGATAA